A section of the Bacillus pumilus genome encodes:
- a CDS encoding kelch repeat-containing protein, giving the protein MKKRFLLFITVLLLMSTLSPFKANAAEKVTGWTKRADLPEERINAGVGVVDGKIYVFGGASESNKLNNQTYMYDPKKDVWEEKAGMPRDRTGGTYATVGKKIYLIGGINEETKVAYNTIDIYDTELDQWAEEPIQIPRDPVFSTYSKGTLYAVAVKENLYIISSKNSYKNNVYKYNTDSGEWKSLNSSALPSRNGRAISAIDGKIYVAGGENSIGHSRERSLFQYDISADTWSKLKDSDLTSFVFEPAYETYNGKFFVIGGQQSGDSSSEIMKKVQIFNPKDGQFKNSTYDLPEGRVSAVAAVVDEKLYVIGGRDYSYSMRHLSAKSDYKSVISIPLSDLQITEDEANPDDDTTEEPKDQDGTKPGDGTTEQPKDQDGTKPSDGTTEQPKDQDGTKPGDGSTEQPKDQDGTKPGDGSTEEPKDQDGIKPGDGSTEEPKDQDGIKPDEEVTKGILSITMINGLQKDYFLSMKEISDFLNWYKERSFGIGMNFYEINDEHNKGPFTSKKDYVVYQNILMFDIKQY; this is encoded by the coding sequence ATGAAAAAAAGGTTTTTATTATTCATCACGGTACTTCTGTTAATGAGTACCCTTAGTCCGTTTAAAGCAAATGCAGCAGAAAAAGTAACTGGATGGACGAAAAGAGCTGATTTACCAGAAGAACGTATTAATGCTGGAGTGGGAGTCGTTGATGGAAAGATTTATGTGTTTGGTGGAGCAAGTGAATCAAATAAATTAAACAACCAAACATATATGTATGACCCTAAGAAAGATGTGTGGGAAGAGAAAGCCGGTATGCCAAGAGATAGAACAGGTGGAACATATGCTACTGTAGGTAAAAAAATATATTTAATAGGCGGAATTAACGAAGAGACTAAAGTAGCTTATAACACAATTGATATTTATGATACAGAGCTTGATCAGTGGGCTGAAGAGCCAATTCAAATACCTAGAGACCCTGTGTTTTCAACTTATAGCAAGGGAACTTTGTACGCAGTTGCAGTAAAAGAAAATCTATATATTATATCTTCAAAAAACTCTTATAAGAATAATGTCTACAAGTATAATACAGACTCTGGTGAATGGAAGAGCTTGAATTCATCTGCTTTACCGTCTCGAAATGGGAGAGCTATATCTGCAATTGACGGCAAAATATATGTTGCGGGTGGAGAAAATTCGATCGGGCATAGTAGAGAAAGATCTTTGTTCCAATATGATATTTCAGCAGATACATGGAGTAAACTAAAAGATAGTGACTTAACTTCATTTGTATTTGAACCGGCTTACGAAACATATAATGGGAAATTCTTCGTTATTGGTGGACAGCAATCTGGTGATAGTTCAAGTGAGATCATGAAAAAAGTTCAAATTTTCAACCCAAAAGATGGTCAATTTAAAAATTCAACATATGATTTACCAGAAGGTCGAGTATCAGCTGTTGCGGCAGTGGTTGATGAGAAATTGTATGTCATTGGAGGACGTGACTACTCATATAGTATGAGACACCTCTCTGCAAAAAGTGATTACAAATCAGTGATTTCTATTCCGTTAAGCGACTTGCAAATAACTGAAGATGAAGCAAATCCAGATGATGATACAACAGAAGAACCGAAAGATCAGGATGGAACAAAACCTGGTGATGGAACAACCGAACAACCGAAGGATCAAGACGGAACAAAACCTAGTGATGGAACAACCGAACAACCGAAGGATCAAGACGGAACAAAACCTGGTGATGGGTCAACCGAACAACCGAAGGATCAAGACGGAACAAAACCTGGTGATGGGTCAACCGAAGAACCAAAGGATCAAGATGGAATAAAACCTGGTGATGGGTCAACCGAAGAACCAAAGGATCAAGATGGAATAAAACCTGATGAAGAAGTAACAAAGGGTATACTTTCAATTACTATGATAAACGGACTGCAAAAAGATTATTTTCTTTCAATGAAAGAAATCAGTGATTTTCTTAATTGGTATAAAGAGAGAAGTTTTGGAATTGGGATGAACTTCTATGAAATCAATGATGAACATAATAAAGGGCCTTTTACAAGTAAAAAGGATTATGTGGTGTACCAAAATATCCTAATGTTTGATATCAAGCAATACTGA
- a CDS encoding TetR/AcrR family transcriptional regulator — translation MKKEDRRVERTKETLRQTFKILVKEKGYSHVKVKDIVEKANYNRTTFYVHYESKDELAADFIHREMEDFEYEFCKPTRENPLLDLTRMKPEGTDVFQYIVENRDYYDLLVMEDRIPQIKEQLLKKIQYIFEHRMSFVSDQYAEINDSYFIQYRSYGIFGFIIEWIRNDYNASPPEMARRIINLLYNQSSLMIQLKGEEVIMKR, via the coding sequence ATGAAAAAAGAGGATCGCCGTGTTGAGCGAACAAAAGAAACACTTCGACAAACATTCAAAATACTTGTAAAAGAAAAAGGATATTCGCACGTAAAAGTGAAGGATATTGTGGAAAAGGCAAATTATAACCGGACGACGTTTTATGTGCATTATGAAAGTAAAGATGAACTAGCAGCAGATTTTATTCACCGAGAAATGGAAGATTTCGAATATGAATTTTGTAAACCGACTCGTGAAAATCCACTGTTGGATTTAACTCGCATGAAACCAGAGGGCACGGATGTATTTCAATATATCGTGGAAAATCGTGACTACTATGATTTATTAGTGATGGAAGACCGCATCCCTCAAATAAAAGAACAATTGCTTAAGAAAATACAATATATCTTCGAACATAGAATGTCGTTTGTAAGTGATCAGTATGCAGAAATCAACGACAGTTATTTTATCCAATATCGTTCATACGGTATTTTTGGTTTTATCATTGAATGGATCAGAAATGACTACAATGCGTCTCCCCCTGAAATGGCACGCCGCATTATCAATTTATTATATAATCAATCCTCACTCATGATTCAGCTGAAAGGCGAAGAAGTGATTATGAAAAGGTAA